ATGAGAGTGGAAATCTTGGCACGCTCCTTCTTCAGCAACCCCAATCCTTCTCAGACAGAGTTCAGATGTGTGGTGCTCTTTGTCTGATGAATGCTTTGTAGGCTTCTCAGACTGTATAATTGTGCTTTTACAGTGCTTACAAGACCACCCACGGCACCACAGCATCAAACACCAACCTACCCAAAACCTGATCACTGCTCTCCTGCTGCATGCATCAAACACAAAAGAGATGATTCCTTCAGGAAATGCAAATCTATATTTTCCTCTGCTttagttttgttgttgttgagagAAACACATTTAATCTGCTTTGAaacaaaggaatgcatgaaTGTAAGTGCGTCAGCAGTGTGTGTGCACTACAGTACAAGCATTGGTTTTACTTTAGGAAGTTTCCTACAGGTGTATTTGATAAAATAGATAGGTagacggacagatggatggatgagagatgatggacagatggatagattgatggatggatagatagatagatagatagatagatagatagatagatagatagatagatagatagatagatagatagatagatagatagatagatagatagatagatagatagatagatagatagagacgGACGAATGGATAGgcggatgaatggatggacaaatggatggatggactttaGGAAGTTTCATACAggcttttgatcaaataaatagaTTTGATTAGactggacggacggacggagggagggagggagggagggagggagggatggatggatggatggatggatggatggatggatggatggatggatggatggatggatggatggatagatagatagatagatagatagatagatagatagatagatagatagatagatagatagatagatagatagatagatagatagatagatagatagatagatagatagatagatagacagacggatGCATGATAGAtgatggacggacagatggatggatagacagatggacCGATGGAGACAGATGGATTTAGTATATAAAAAGAAGTGTTGAGTCAATCTCTCAGGGCTAAATCAGTGAATGCACCGCTGACATCCTCACACACAGAAATAAAGTTGGGTAAGACTGAGACAAGCACTGCGAACCTGATCTCTCGACCCGTCCTCCCCGCAGGAGCTGCCCGAGGGGGATGTCAGTGTGCGAGGGAGGACAGGAGCAGCTTGATAACCAAACGTGTAAAAAAAACGATATAGACAGGACCAAAAACAGGATGTCACAGCAGGCTACTGCGTTTGGGAGGCAGGAAGACGACTGCTGTTTCATTCACATGTGCATCTGAACGAAGAGAGGAAAGACAGAGGTGGGGAGGAAGAGGATAACCTGATCAGCCCGGCAAAATGGACGGTGCTTTTTGTAGGATTTAACCCTCAGAAATCCCAACACAGATGATCTATTTAATGCccttaaagtgttttttttaaggaGCTAATGGTTGTGCTAATCTTATTCATATCTTCTGAGGGTTCAAATCAACATGTTTACTTCAACACATTCCTGGTGTTACTGTGCACAATTTATTggtgtattttatataataataattaagaaaaacaaaaagaagtCTTCTTAAGCTTCCATTgaattttttactttatttatatatagcgGTTTTACagtgacgattgtttcaaagcagcttcacagtgttaaacaggacaatattgcaacaaaatttgattttgctgtacagtcgttctggagaaaacagtgatgttatcagcttattttaatttatcatagagcgacaatgttggcagatcagtatcatagtttatacaattaattaagacctaataaattaattttatttgtatatttagttgaataacttacatcgaaattttagtgtccccaaatgagcaagccaagccaaaggcgacatgtaaaaaatgaacaaaattgtGAATCTCTGAAATGACTTTTCCTTTTTAGTTCTCAGCTCATCTCCTCCAACCACCTGAGTCCAATCCTATATGTAATGACCACTTTTGACCATCCAATCCTGTTGGATCAAAGCCCTGCCCTACATTTCCCACTTGGAAATTTCACATCATGTAAGTAAAATTAGTTGCAaagactttttttgtgtgttcattTTGTTCATGTGGATGAGGTGCATTGGTGCATTTCACTGAagtgatttacatgttgtgCGGATGCTTTCAGAATAACAGGCACTTGAGCTTCAGCGAGTAATGAGCTGTGTGCTGGAATGAGACAAGAAAATGGCAGGATTTCACTGAGGTGAGGctcaaatgtacatttattgttTCCCCATTTTGCAAAAAAGTTGTTTAGCAACCGTACCAACACTGAAGACCAGAGATAAATCTAAGACTGACAAGTGTGCAATCATCAGCTCTGTACGAGCATGCAGCTCTCACTTCacagtgctttgatttataGCATTACACATTTGGACCgtacaatcatttttatttccaCTGACATCATCGACAGGGTTTCCTCACCTTCCACACTTATCTGGTTTGGGAAATATGACGCAATCCATGCAGGCTTTTGTCTGTGGTCATTACTGAATAATGATTAAAAATATTCGTTTTACAAACGGCACTCTACAAGAGCAATTTCTAAGAACCAAAAGTTTTGAGGGTCAGtaaaacttttcaattttaattgataataatattcaatcaaaaaatctattttaatattcaatCAAAGTAATCCATTACTATATGTAACGACCACTTGTGATGTCCAATCAAATCCgcttgaataaaaaaaaaaaaaaaaagccctgCCCTACAATTTTCACACTGAATATCCTGTTTCTCTTGGAAATGTCACATTATGTATGTAAAATGTGTTGCTAAgagtttttttccccatgttgcattacaaaaaatatattttaatgaaatgctgttcttttgaatctTCAATTCGTCTGagaattctgaaaaaaatgtattgcagtgttcaaaaatatatacattttcaacgttgataataatcagaaatgtttcctgagcaggattatgtgacactgaagactggagtaataatgctgcttaaaaactcagctttgatcacaaaaagaaattatcatttaaaacatattcaaatagaacacagttcttttaaaacataatattttacaatagtttattttgatcaaataaacacagccttggtaagcatgagactacttttaaaaatatagttTTTACAATATAGTCATCTTTAATGTAGACTTTTAGACTTGGAAATATATCTTAAAATTCCCAGATATTTATCCTGCACACAGCAGAACATAATTCcctaaaacaaaacacaaccaaCTATAGTCATTCAGAAATAGGACTTTATTTGGATTTTATCTGTAATAACTCTTTGGGTTGAAATCTAAATTCTTCTTTATAAACACATACAAACTTATATGGCGTGTAAACATGCAAGAGAGAGATTTCGGGTGCTCAGGAAGACGTTGGGGATGAAAAAGTTGAGGAATTCTGGGCAAAGTTGTTTCTCTGCTGGCCGCAGTGTGACCTGTGCATGCCGCAGCGGACCTCAGCTTCATTTATCAGTGGTATCATAGAGACTGATTCATTACCACAAAGCAGAATCAGTGTCTGATTGATGGTTAGACGGGGAGGCGTGTTCAAAGGTCTCCGTCCATATGAGAAGCACATCTGGGAGTGAAAGTCCACCCGGCTGACCTCATGCTGTCATGTCTTCCTCTTCTTTGCAAAACACTGAACTTTTTTGAGTTAAACACCAAAGCAGCATGACCAAGTGCACACTGAGGAATGCTTTGCCACAGGAACAATTAGTCATTTGCATTGAAAATATGAGGCAAATGTGCAACCAACCACAATTTATCATCACAGTAATCAAAGTAACACCAATATTTACCAAACATGGGAATGAAATTGAGCAATTTACATGTTTTAGTTCTCGGTGAAAGACCGTAAGGGGTAAAATAATGGCTGTTCCAAACCATAGTGAGCTGCCTACCTAGAGATTGCTGTTTTTTAGTGTCTGATTCTGATCTTACAATCAGTGCATTTGGTCCCCCTTAATAATGAATATTTagagcttgtttccgccacagaatgaaaataaaaaactttttatctcgcaatttagacttttttaatctcagaattgcatgatataaagtcagaattacgagatataatTCTGGATTAATCAATCAGGGTAATGCTGACATTACAACACGCAATATGTTATGTTGTAAATATCTGGGAATTTTAAGATAGAGTGCCAAGCCTGATCAAGTCTAAAAGTCTCcttaaaaaatatgaatgttaacaagattttttaaaagtgatcaaaactgatTTTTTAAGCAGCATTACTTATTAGAGTTTGTGAGATGTAAACACACAGTTCTTAGATAAAACTCACAAgtatcttttaaaatattttattctgtGACGGAAAAACAAACTTccatagtttagagcaaaaagACAATGCTTTGCAAAAATCTGATTATCACAACATGCATCCTTTTCAAATAAGGTAATTGCATTTGGATGAGAAcagggaaaaaaaattaatctatctaaatatataaatatattgtgtACTATAAAAAGCCATTTCAACCAGTATTTACAAACTTATTAGATTAGCGACATGCTAATGCCAAACTCATGATTCTCTCTAAGTAGCTCGATAGGGTTTGGAACATATCGTACATCAGTACGCAGCATTTCTTTGGCATACATTAATGAAACTCAAAATCAGGTTGTGTAAGGCCCTGCTTATTTATTTGCATACACTCAGACAGTGTTAAAAATACGTTTCATAGCAGTATATATAGCTCTCGCTCCATCTCTCTTTCTCCAAATCAGTGCATTAATATCCCCACAGGGGTGCTCTGCTCTGTGTGTTTGTTCCAACGCCTGCGTTTAAGGAAAAAAGGCAAACACAGAAACTAAACTGGGACAGTTGGGAAATGAGGTACACATGGTTCATTTAACACTCATGCATTGGGTTTCCCAGCCCCAGAGAAAAGCTTAGTGGTTTTCAATGTTAAATTATTCATTAGATGACACGTTCTTTAAGTTACGCTCAACAAAAAATTCAGTCTGAACTGAAGTAACAGGACGGACTCATGTCTTTCTATATACAGAGAACAAGAGATGACATCACTATCGCTCTTATATCCTTATACAGTGCACTAAAAGATcagaaaccatagtggacactattgagtgcactcattcaatcccacaatgcactgcaatACCAAGTGTACAACCGATATACACTTAACGGCTAGAGATGAAATGCAAAGTAGTCCTTCAAGTGGACTATATCAGTGAGctaatagtgaatgagggtataAGGGGGCGATTTCGGACATAGCCACAGTGTAGGTCATGACAATAAGTGTCAGTATGTGGCTGACACAAAGTAACATGAATGTTCTCATACTGGCTGTGAAAAGCAAAACAAATCTCTTAAATACAAATGTCccacataaaataaatacagcataGTTTTCCGTATTGGAACACGGCTCCAAAACGTCTCAGTTACTGTGATAATCAAACAGTAGACTCTTTAGGGCCCTCCTGGGCTGCGTTCTTGCAACCGTAGAGCCACTTTATGACACGTGCGTTTCTCTCGATAATTGAGACACCTGTAGGGATCTGCTCGGCTAGTTCCTCCTGGAAAAGCCCCTCCCCGGAGTGTCGGGAAAACTCGCTGGGCTCCGAGCCGCCGCCTCCGACGCTCCTCAGCAGCAGCGAGAGCGTGTCGATTGAACTGGCCCCTTTTAGAAAGTTCTCCGGTCCGAGCCTCTCCACCATATCCAAGTCCAATCCACAGTAGTCGAAGAAGCGTTCCTGCTCGGACATGGCTACCGAGCAACGTAATCGCAATTCTGACTTGGAGCGTTTCAAATCGGCCCGCATCCGAGGAACGACGGGCTTCCACGGATCCATGTCATTATTGTTGGGGTTCCCCATGCTGTTTCGTAAGCTGTTTATAATGCTGTTCTTCTCCTTAAATCCAGCGTTGTTGTTTTGTGTCTCCGGCGTTGAGTGCTCTCGTTCAGATTTGCTCGATCGCCTGGTCTCGTTTCCACCGTCCACAGTCTCTTTGTCATTGGACCAGGACATTCGCGAATCCCCATCTCGAGAGGAAGACGCCTTCTCTTCATTAATCACCATTTTTTGAGCCTCGTTCCTACTGTTCTTTTCACGCATGGATCCCTGGAAGAGCCGTCGCACGAAACCGTAGCCCTTGACCTCCATGTTGGTGTTGTTTTCGCCCCCACTGTCGGGACTCTTGCACTCTTTCTTTTGTCTGTAAATGACCAGGGAGTCTGGACGCAACAAGCGCTTGCCGTTGCTCCTGCGCATTATTGGAGCACTACGTGGGGCGACTAATGGAGCAATGATTGGAGTTCTTGGGGATGGGACGGGAGGCTTATTCGCATTGTTGCGATTGTTGGTTTCCACATCGGTTTCATTCTGACAGTTCTCTTTCCTGGAGTCATCCTCATTTTCATCCCTCACGAACTGCGGTGCAGAAAAAGGTGCCATTTGATTTCGCGGGGGGAGGATGGGTGTTGAAGGAGTGGACACTGTGAAGTTTCGACGGGGCACCGGAGGAGGGGTTGCACAGGGCACTAACACGGGCTCCTGTTTGGTGTTTATGACCTGTTGACTCTTGACGTACTTCGCCTTGTCTGCTTCCAGCCGCTCTACAGCGCTAATGGAGCGACCCCTACTTCCGGCATCCATCTGCCTGCGAAGGTAATCGGGCCCCTTGTTTAGGAGCCGGAGCGGAGAAGGTGAACCAACGGGAGTTAAGGGCTTCATTTTAGAGTTCTGGAAAACTGCATCCAAACAGAAAGGACAAAGCAATCACTTTGCCCTACAAAGAGAAGGAAACCCTCTGAGAAACGACCGTTTCAATGCTTCTTCAAAATCTGACGTGTCTCAGAATAGTAGCAGGATTTTGATCCATTTATAGGACCCCTATAAATGTAGATTTTTAGGCATTTTGAGAATCTGAGAGATTTAAGCGACAGAGTTGGCTGTTGGGCTTCTCTATAATTAGTCTCTTTACTGGGCGCTTTTGGAAAAGGGACAAATCTCCATGCAGGATTTACACAAATGGGCAGGGCATGGGGAAATCCTTTTACTGCAATCCAAAATCTCAAATCCCAAATGAGATGTTCCCTTCACCACAGAGTATCAGAAATATCCACCGGTCCTCGTTCTCCCTCCCTTGTTTCGTCCTTAACTTCCTCTCTTCTGTTGATCTTTTCAGAGAAGGTCGTCTTTGGGGAAGAGCGCTAATGAGCTTGATTATTTGCTTTTTGATAGCCGTCTAAGGTCTTTGGGTTGGGCTCCTATTGTCCTTCGATGTTACGGTTGGGTTGACCTATACAGCTGGCACCGGGGCACTTCAGAGTTTGATAGACGGAGGTCCTGTGCTTCTCCCTCTATACCTGGAGCCCTGTGAAAACAAAAACAGTAGAGACACAGTTTAGTCTTTTTCGCATTTCTCAAGAGAGATCTGATCTCCTGAGGCG
This DNA window, taken from Pseudorasbora parva isolate DD20220531a chromosome 7, ASM2467924v1, whole genome shotgun sequence, encodes the following:
- the fam110d gene encoding protein FAM110D, translated to MKPLTPVGSPSPLRLLNKGPDYLRRQMDAGSRGRSISAVERLEADKAKYVKSQQVINTKQEPVLVPCATPPPVPRRNFTVSTPSTPILPPRNQMAPFSAPQFVRDENEDDSRKENCQNETDVETNNRNNANKPPVPSPRTPIIAPLVAPRSAPIMRRSNGKRLLRPDSLVIYRQKKECKSPDSGGENNTNMEVKGYGFVRRLFQGSMREKNSRNEAQKMVINEEKASSSRDGDSRMSWSNDKETVDGGNETRRSSKSEREHSTPETQNNNAGFKEKNSIINSLRNSMGNPNNNDMDPWKPVVPRMRADLKRSKSELRLRCSVAMSEQERFFDYCGLDLDMVERLGPENFLKGASSIDTLSLLLRSVGGGGSEPSEFSRHSGEGLFQEELAEQIPTGVSIIERNARVIKWLYGCKNAAQEGPKESTV